One genomic window of Salvia miltiorrhiza cultivar Shanhuang (shh) chromosome 4, IMPLAD_Smil_shh, whole genome shotgun sequence includes the following:
- the LOC131023149 gene encoding UPF0496 protein 1-like: protein MWLSVKPSVLIVGYHRQLDAPITPSVPLQMTLNFSVAPAAAEPPAANHDLSSSNFTSADSDLSSYEAACRSDPDLQNFDSKLQIRTSRAINSISVVLDVRSLPLDSLREVTEYLLEMNQEVVTIILQNKRDIWKDDEFSDLVVFENCLLTLDFCTTLDSCLKRAARIESIVKVALRKFDDDRANAGRNYSRTLAELRNFSAAEEPFTQEFFKVFARVNAK, encoded by the exons ATGTGGTTGAGTGTCAAGCCCTCAGTTTTGATTGTCGGGTACCACAGGCAGCTGGATGCccctattactccctccgtcccgcttcaaatgaccTTAAATTTTTCg GTTGCGCCGGCGGCGGCTGAGCCACCTGCTGCAAATCATGACCTCAGCTCCTCCAATTTTACTTCCGCCGACTCCGATCTGAGCTCATACGAAGCGGCGTGCCGCTCCGACCCCGACCTCCAAAACTTCGACTCGAAGCTCCAGATCCGCACAAGCCGCGCCATCAACTCCATCTCCGTGGTCCTCGACGTCCGCTCCCTCCCCCTCGACTCCCTCCGCGAAGTCACCGAATACCTCCTCGAGATGAACCAGGAGGTCGTCACAATCATCCTCCAAAACAAGCGCGACATTTGGAAAGACGACGAATTCTCCGATCTCGTCGTCTTCGAGAATTGCCTCCTCACCTTGGATTTCTGCACCACCCTCGATTCGTGCCTCAAACGCGCCGCGCGCATCGAATCCATCGTCAAAGTCGCCCTCCGCAAATTCGACGACGACCGAGCAAATGCGGGGAGGAATTACTCGAGAACTCTGGCAGAATTGAGGAATTTCAGCGCCGCGGAGGAGCCGTTCACGCAGGAGTTCTTCAAGGTCTTCGCTCGCGTCAACGCGAAGTAG